The genomic region CCTGCATATGTACCTATATGGGGCATACCAAAACATTTGAAGGGTCTAAACCCCAGCTCATATACACAAGCGTAGGCCATTTTACGAGAAGCCCGTATCCTAGAGATAAGGAAACTGCATAAAAATTCCAGAGCCAGACTCTGCGTAGAGCTAACCTCTGGGCTCTGCAAAGCTAACAACTCTTATCGGCAGCTAACAGATGAGATACTCTCTGGAGAGCTGTGCTGTCCAGACACCCAGGCGTGCTGACAGGACAGCGTGCCAAGCCTTTCCAGGCCCTGCTGGCCTGGATTCCCATGACTTTGGATGCAGGCAGGTTGGCTTTATTGCTGGGGCTGTATTAATTTCTCTTCCGCTTGGCAGGAACGCACTCATACCTCAGCACAAGCCATCTCATGTCACTTTATGATGAGACAGGGGCTAGGACCTTTTAACAGCCACATAGCACTGCACGTGTATTTCCAACTTGCCCGCATTGCCCAAGACACTCTACAATCAAAGCGCAACGCTAACGAGGTGAAGCCAAGCAAGGGAAACCCgggaaatgctgaaattacCGCCGGGCGCCCACCATTAACTCCGCTGCCCCGCTGCACAGCCCTGACATTAAAGCTTTCTGCACCGCTCCGTGCATCGCAGAAGCAGAGCCTGGTTAGTTGCTGACTACTGGATATTTTGGGGGTTCCCCGTGGAAACAGCAGGGCTTATCCCTATAAGCGACCCCACGGGGACCTGCCGGTGGGGCAGTCACAGTCTTGCTTGCCAAGGACGGCGTTCGGGGCCCTCAACCCCACGTTCCCCCAGCACCCCGAGTGGAGGGTACCGATCCCGTCTCCACGCCCGGAGGtgcctgccccctccccaaacccgCAGGTGAAGATGATAGCACATCCCTCCCCACCGCTCCCGGCGCCTCCAGCCCCACGGGTGCCACCGCTCCCCGCGGCGGGTCCTTACTCCCTGCCTCTCCGGTATGTCCCGGGGCCTTCCCACTCCGGTGGAAGCCCCACGGGGTCCTCGACCCCCAGGTGTCCCTCCCCCGCCGTGGCATCCAGGCcccgtcgtcgtccccccctccccggctcctcccagccccagcgccCGGCGCTCCCGCCCGTGCCGCCCCCCGCGCTCCTCCGCCGCCGTtgcggccccgctccgcccccgcccgccgccgttGCTCCGTTCGCCGACATGGCGGTTccggtgctggtgctggtgctgctgcccgCCCTTCTCACCGGTACCGGGCGCACGGCGCCGGGGCGGTGGCGGTAGAGGGAGGCGAGCCAGTCCCgtggaagcggggggggggaggaaccGGGCCGGTCCCGTGCCCCGGCCGGTCCCGTCCCAAGGGAGGGGAGACCTGAACCGGTACCGGGCACCGGCCGGCGTGGGTGGGAGGCCGCGGTATCTTAAGCCAGTAGCGGGCATCGGCCATCCGGGGGCGGGAGAAACGGTACAGGACGGTGCCGGAGACCGGCTGGTCGGGGACGGGACCGGTAACGGAGACCGGCTGGTCCGGTGGCGGGGTGAGGGGGGGAGGTCGGGGGGAATCCGGGCGGGACCAGACGCCGTTAACGCCGGTTACTCTCCACAGGGCTCTTCTTGCGTCCCGGCGCCGTTGCCAGCGTCCCGGTGAGTGCCGCCTGCCCCGTCGTCCCCGGGAAGGACGATCCCACCTGCCCTCCGTGTCGCCAACCGGGCATCCCGGTGCAGGCGCTGGCTCCGGAGCCCCGCGGCCGAGCAGGGGTACCGGAGGGGCGGCCTGGCTCCGGAGGAGCCAGGCCGCCCCTCCGGTACCCCTGCTCGGCCCCCGGAGATGCCCCAGTCGGTCTTTCCCCACAGCTGAGGGACCCCGGGAGCCCGGCACCCGCCTGctgagggctgcagcagaggtgtCCCGGTCATTCCCGTCCCTTACCGGCCCGGTCTGCGGTTGCCCTTCACGGGGACTCGCTGTCTGTGTGTCCCACTGATGCTAAGACGTTGGAAGGAGCTGCGTGTTGTAGCACGTATATGTCCTGACACCGCAGCTCAAGCCGTGCCAGGCCGTAGAAGCCAAGCCTCAAGCGATAAATTCCCAGAAGGGCATGAAAGATAATGTGGCACTTGATAATGCTGTGCCAGCTCCCGCTGAGCGCTCCTTTCCGTGCACGAGTGTGCCAGGATTCTTTAGCGGCTCTCAGCTCAGAAGCTGCTGATCTGAAAGGGCTCAAGAGACCTGTTCAGACGATGTGTCTTAGACTTCTCGTGTACCTGTCTTCCCTAGCCTGCCTGCTACAAGTACGGTGTGCCTGGATGTCCGAGGGACTACAATCCAGTTTGTGGGACCGATGGAAAGACCTACTCAAACGAGTGTGTGCTCTGCCTTTCAAACAGGTAGTCGCTTAATTGACATCCTAACCTCTTCCCTATATGCAAGCAAAATATTCACCCTCACATCCCAATTACCTGATAGATTATTGGCTTTGGATCGTTCACACTCTGTTAAAGTGCAGTTTGAGCAGTGTCTTCTCAACTGTCAATGCCTTGCAACAGCTTTTATCATGATACCTGTAAATTGCTTAGATTGGATTCACTTAGCTGGGAGTACTGGATATTCTCTTTTGTAATTCTTAAGGAGGAGCATCTCAGAGGGCAGTTGGCTGTCACGTTCTTACAGTGCCACCTTGCCATTAAATATAATGTCCGACTCTTCCACACTCTCCcatcagaaaacatgaaagatcCCAcccaaaatgcagcttttactacaaaatatttacattcaaGATCCAACCTCCTGTACCTCCTTTCACAGAGAAGAGTAAGAATGCCAAATGATAGggtaaaatactattttgcCATTCagattgtttaaaaatcaaggaaaagtTCTCCTAATATTTGAAAGAgggtattttattctttaataatttaatcatttttttaaaacaaattgaaaacataGAAAATCAGTACTTAATAAGCATTGTTGCCCCTCATCACGCTTGACTGGACGGTCTATAGAGCATCCCCTCAGTACAAACCGAGAGGAACTGCTTATGAATTGAATGTGATGGTGAAAGGaatttatataaatgaaataatagaATTTCTGTTTCCAGCAGAGGGAAGAAGTGAGAGCAGCACAACAGCAGTGATGGGCATTTACAAAATTACAAATAGATAGATGTCAAGAAAGAGATGTTTCTGAcgttggggtgggggaaagatTAATTGTGACCAGATAGTTTACAAAATCCAAATGACCAAGATAGAGGGAACATAGGCCAGAATAAGGAAAGTGTCAAAGGACACTTAaggaaatagtattttaaagaaagtgcCAAAGTGTGTCAAAATGTGTTTAAGGGTATGCAGATCTGCAGAATTTGGTAACATTTTCACTAGAGTACATCATAAACTACCCAAGGAAATGACAAATTGCAAAGAGAATTGATAAAACTACAgtctagggggaaaaaaaaaaaaacaacaaaaaacaaacaaaccaccaggGAATCAAAGGGCACACACAGTACAATCTgtgaaaaggggagaaaagaggcGCTGGCATGCAACCTGTTAGGAGCCTACCCATCTTTGCTGCCTAGAACGATGTTGGAGTAAGTTACTAAGTGATTGACTTGTAGATAGCCAGAGGTAAAAAAGAGAGTAAGCAAAGATAACACGGATTTGTCAGAAAGAATCCGATCAAGTCtgtgagatttatttttttggcaagaTAACTGGCCTAGCAGAGTCGGAGGAAACAGAAGTGTTGCTCCATGACA from Aquila chrysaetos chrysaetos chromosome 1, bAquChr1.4, whole genome shotgun sequence harbors:
- the SPINK2 gene encoding serine protease inhibitor Kazal-type 2; translation: MAVPVLVLVLLPALLTGLFLRPGAVASVPPACYKYGVPGCPRDYNPVCGTDGKTYSNECVLCLSNSENKKYVQIFKMGRC